CTCACACTGACAGGTCATAAGGTTTTAGCTTacctataatgaataataatataaaacggcCATCAATGGCGGTGACGATAAagtgtgatataatattatgtagatttaCTAAAACGTTTATAACAACCAATGGTTCTATCTACATAAACTCTCGACTATATAACACTACAAACACTGTAAGaacagatataaaaataattattatacaaaatcaaGAACATTAAGAACGACTAAAAGAAATATAGCGCTTAAACACCTGTCGGTTCAATTCCCTGTATTTGTGGCTAGAAGTATGGAATTACGCGGGAGGAGGAGTGTGCCTTGGGCAAAATCGATATTTCGGTTAAAAAATCTCAGTATAAAAatctatcaaatattttagtgtcTACGCTTATAGTGTAATGTTaagatgattaaaaaaaatcgtttttcgtgtGTGTAATAGACcgcaataacattttaagggCAGCGTACGAATtgcgtaattaaaaaataaaaatatacgttgCGACAATCGGATGCGTCCACGGTTTTCGCCAAACACGTTTGAATTGCGTCCACGAAATATCAGCGCTCAGCGATCCTGAGTTGCATCTACAAcgttaaaattggtttttgatcattaattattaaaaccctATGaagttaataactaattttatgaaaatgtgaTGGCTATAAAAACCATTAATCAGTAGTGTGGAacaacagaaaaaaatgtttttaattctaatgtaaaaatattataattctctaCAAAGTAAAAGTCAATACGGACCAATAAGTCACATATATACTATCATAAATACGTACTTACTATCGGTACTAGTGATACTAGAGCAATACATGCAAATCATTTcactcaaaattaatttgaatgttatattattcgtgtattcaaatatttttcagtttttaaaagtactgAAAAGTAGACTCAAACTGATATTCATATATGAAAAGTCGAAGGTTAAATCTAACATACTATACTATTGGAAGGAGGAATGTAAGAAGAGAAGTTTTTATTGATcacgttacatttttatttaaatataaataatttataaaaataataatacaatattattaccttttatAAGTCTCAACTATAGTACCATGTTACAtagtgaaaattatattaatacatattacctacctatatattacattattatataattattttattttaaaataattagttatcaaGTGTTAGCAAATTAATCGATTTTTACActcttgtaaaaatatttttcatactcattttttgttttataataatattatgtttataattttttctgtttttaacgtagtaggtatttatttcgaattattaaaacgttgtttttatcGTCATATTATCACGtctcttttttaatatattatgaaatactaaGGAATAATATTCTTGAATCTTGAGATGCATctacaaaaaaagtatatggTCATGTTACaccattgttgttatttataatacatgaattTTGGAGGGTAAAAATGTAAGGACCGGTTATCGGcactatatataactataatgtgTTATTCCAAACTAATGTCGGGATCAATGTGATCACGGGTcagacataatttattactttttggaGAAAAAAGGTTTTCCATTAATTTTGTACCCACCGAGAGATTAGATCTTCGGTGTTATGTCGCGATGGTATCGTTTCTGaaactgaatatttaataacgctGTCGCCATACGCATGACAAgcatagtaaataattgtaatcctGTAGATCACTACCCGACCaaacctttattattttattattatctaaggaACGATTTCTgaggtatacatatttttccatcaaacacttatttttttaaataaaaagattttattcGATTTCTTTTACAAACGGTTTGTACACACAATACCCATACGCACATATACATAAGTACCCATGTTATGTACCTATGTGgaaatttctattatattatagcgtaCAAGACTGAAAACGACACCAAGACGACGCCAAGACGATATGGTAAGACGACGCCAAGAcgtattaagatatttttcgTGTTCAGACGATGAATCATCAACAgcgattaaaaaacattttaaatgtaatgagatataaatttaacgtGAAATTCCATTACCGGCTATTTCTCAAactctgaaaaataattagctaATAGGTGGTTAACGATACCATGTCGTTAGCGAATTCAAGACAAATTAAACCAAGTGCAACcaaacaaatgttttaaatttttatgaaaaatggaCCATATAATACGTCGAGAACAAATTTTACAACTTCCCATCAAGGTAGAATAATTTCTATGGTGATATTTCATGCTTGGAATATTCCGTACGCTACAAATACGTCTGCTAATCATGTATTCATTATTAGTTACgttctaattaaaatacaatatcggTTTTAAGCTTTACGCCTATATTACCATCATAATAcgacgtttttatattttaaaatcaaaatatttaactataccattgttatttatttgaacatttatattactaaatgcTTACAGGGACTACCAAATcgcggaaaaaaaaatcaatcgtACATCATTTGGAATGAATTAGCCCCACGACACTTTCTAGTttcttaaatgtatttgtgGTTTACTGCgtttatgcaatttaaattttttcttttttagctGGGTGCTCGCGTTTAACATAGAGTGTTgggtagtttttaattattgtagtatagAGAATAGCTGAacactaaataaaacatttttattgtacatatccATGCAAGTATAGTTACGATATAcaatacaactaaaataaacaaatgtaaCGATTatcataatacgtataataatgtgtcATGTAAGGTAAAAGTCAAATACAAGTCATTGTGGCCATAGGTCATAAATGATGACCTATGAACGAATAAATACGATAACTTGACTCTTTTGTCGccctacaattattattgtacgcattatataaatatatataccaccgcaatattatacatcatgtcTGCGATCGTCGTataatacgtacctatatattattatagtatagacaGTCGTACATTATAATGTCTTCGAACGGCCTTTTGCAAAAGCTAGAGATCAATCAACTTTTTTATAACGCATTTCGGCCTTCGGTGAAAACTAACCGTGGAAATGATCAAATGAATACGAATAAAAATGAGAGTAGTAATAAGTATgggtttttatagttatattatattatattatatttaagtatgagAATTTATAGACATGTAATGTAGATTATTACAACAACGTGATTGTTGTGGGCAGGTAGACAAGGATGTCCAATGTCCAAAGTATCATTTTGAATAACCAGATTTATGCTATCAGAAGAAGTTTTTAAATCttcattaaatgaataaagaaTGCAGTCACGCCCATGTCTACGATtacacaatattgttttaatgcaATATTACCAATATAAGCTATTAACTAAAGTACTATTATCCGTAAACAGCCAAAAatccgtaaaaaataaaacgatttcgactctacgtatttttaattgaacgaAATCATCTCGACGGCCCGCAGAGATTGagcattattagtattttttttttttttttttttattttaaaatataattatgaaaatgattactgaatataaaaaaaacttataatttgttcACAGTGGGTCGATCGTTATATTGGAACCCCCGATGGGCGTACTTGGTTTAAGAATTTctcaacaatatatatatatatatatatacttccaTCACGCATTATTTATACGACtatatgtattgaaaatactTTGTATAGctgttttataacaaaaatgcgACCCGAACCCTCCTCTTACATTGTGTTACTGAAGTAAACCGgtcactaaataataaatattgttgtgcGGGGTTCGAGTTCGATTTTACCCTGCTATTTCGGGATATCGTGCGTGTGTTGTAAAACCACTTGGGTACTGCTCTCCCTAAcgcatacacatatataatatatcatattattattgattactatactcaatattatacttggtacaaaaatataacatataaggtGTTTGCGCTCAGTGCTGTTGCTGTATTTCAGGGGTGCCAAACCTTTTTTTGGCCGCGATCTACTAAAAGTATACTTCACCTTTTAGGATCGACTTCCATTTATCGATAATGTTGTTAACTACCACCATGATTAATTTTCGTGTGCGTAGCCTAAAACTAAATTCTAACACGGTCGACTTTGAAATCGTTTGCGATCGACCGTTTGGCCGCCTctgctgtatatattattgtaacttattagatttttattaaatattttcttacctCTGTTAGAGTTCTCAGTTACCGTCGCAGCACATATCaaacgtataattttatatttttattgctaaaTAACTAAACTTATGGTTTGGTTATTCCAAATATACGGCTTACTAAcactttttagaataaaatctaatattaaaaaaaattataaaagacaattttacatttattcacaaaaaaactaattttttatactttattttaatcattcaatatttcatgaaaaatattttttttttttttattattgaattaattacctaattaaaatatcataaatcggATATTTTATGgaactaaatacaattatcatcTACAATGTTTATACCAGATATTTTTTGCTTCAATAACCCGTATTCTTATAGAACGAATAAAACAGATTTTTGTTAAATCCTATCCACGTGTGTTTTACATTCTTCAGATTCTGAAGCATCCATTTTACTCATTTactttgttattaattgtagtattaatatgaattgaCTTATCACAAAtgttaaaggtaagaatattatgcaataattattaatattttatgagcattttcaaatttacaaaaaaattacaattataaaatgctttacagcaaaaaaaaaatatatttccctTGTAGCTCCggataatatacttacttttCATTTAATGAATACACTAATTCGttctaatattgaaaaaaattaagtaaaatgatTTCTTATAGCGTTGATTCACAAGTGTTATTTCCGTTTTAAACAcgcaaaaaatatcaaatatacgtataaaataattattagtaattcgttattataatttgtagctcatttatatgtaataattgaacaaatgtacatattaacgGATTTGTAGAAGACAATATAAATTggaagagtttttttttaaaactagttttaaaataatcttatggTTAAAAACTCTTTGCTCAATCACAGTTTATATTCTCCTCGATCTACtctttgaattcaataatatgtaaatttgctCTAATAGTAACTATGAGATTAAATGAGCTGAAGACCTGAAGTAAGAATTCGATATGTTACATTATGCATTTGTAAAACAGAGACAGCACATACGAGTACGACGTACGACGTCTATCTTTTAAAAACGATATCCTAAATAAAACGAAGTCGCCGGAGCGCGttacataaattgtatgttaatttattcatatactaATAGGCACTATTACCTATGGTTTTACATTCCATCACtctcttattttgaaaacgaacagtaaagataaatatatggTGGACGGAAAGTAGTATATTATCAACAGACTATCttacagtttattattacaataataataatttatgaaataaatattttgaatcacctatacttataataatcatattacattatatcatttatgagtaagtcataaatcatattataatatccgaTTTCGTTTCgcttagaataaaaaaaaattacattatcgCAATAGCTTTGAATAATTGATGTTAATTTGTTCTATACCTGTAATCgagcataatacatattagtttttatgtagAACATTAAATCAGttagtgtaaataataatacgagtatatagttATCCGTGGCGCAATAGAATATAAGACTAGAAGCGGTAAGGGagaggtaaattatttatcaaaatcaaaacataattattttttcttttacacaagttttaaaactcatttttatgacttagaaaCAAATCGTACCCaatatcgttaaaaatattaagtacctatataatagtttactaaaaaataatgctataaaatatttattaataaatagaacTTAGTAGTGaatgatatattatctaatagtatttaattttatcgacATATTCAGCTGCTTAAATTATGACGTATTAGAtgtagatattaattaaaaaatgtaaaattattagttattttgtttattttaatattattattccaatgTTTTACTAGTCCACGGataaaataactcaataaatatacataaaaatcataaatggcTTATGGCTGCACGATGTCCTCGTGTGTCGTCTTCGTCTACAAACATAtgcaataatatctattatacaatatggcAAATTTGGGTTAGGCAGAATGATTCAGTGGCGCACactcaaatataaataggGGTAGCACCttcaatagaaaatatatcacCCACCCACCAAATCGTtttcaataactaaaaataaatggaaattagtacattaatcatttttctaATATGTTGCTATTATTggcaaatgtattaattacagTGTCTGTGTCAATTTGACTATAACATTTTCGCACAAAAGTACCATTAAACTTTCAAGACAAAAAATTCAAGAGTAGCAGCTGCTACCCTAGATCAGAACCCTCTAGTGTACACTAACCTTTTTGTGTTGTtagttttactattatattaaatttacctaattataaatttaaagttaagaatattatctatactgtATTTTCTCTCCGGATTTTTCATacctatttctattttataccgAGTGGTTCCTTCGTGTTCTCTTCCACATATACGTTATCGGTGTATCAGTGTcttcataatgtatataatttatgttataggattgtattaaaaaaaaaaaaaaaaagagaaatatattaaaacgcaTATATGCATTCGTTAATAGTCATGGGATGCATCTCGTACCTAcgatctaaaattatatagtattatgaattatttataatattacgccaTCGCCCCATCGGTGCGGCGTGCGGCTGTGTTTTATATCGCCTGagaaaactacaaaaaaaagtatatatataaatgtgtgtgtgtgtatataatgtgtatatacatatcatataatttaattgggaAACTTTCtacgaataatttatgtacgaGATCCATTAGTCCTTATGTATATTATCGTTTGTCAAATAGGATACAAGTGTGTTTATCGATGATAATCCGGTTTCCGGCAGTAAAAacactatatagatataatgcattttgaaAAGCATTTTTGATCAACCCAGCGCGGCGCTTCCAAAAAcaaccatattataacataatttataatatacctgttTCACCCTACCGCTCCCGGCACCAGATCATACCCATCACTCCAATCGGTAATCTGAGACTACGAGTGATACTCTTAACGTAGAATGttaatgaaaagaaaaaaaataatattttttataacttttttttacgaatattattattttactgcagGTTGCTTTCGTGTAGATATTTAgagttaatacatattatattatttgtatataaaattaaataataataattatatatatatatatacatttgtaacaATGatctatgttattttattataaactaatatcgAATTAATTCccaaactttatattattttcttatacaaTTCAATTGTAACTGAAATTAATAAGAGTTTTGGTTAAGgtcttataatcaaaatatgccGCGGACGAAGCgtcttaattttttgtttttacgatattataaaattagttcattgtaatttaactcaaaatttgttttgtttatttcgaCGTTACACTAaacacacataaataaataatccatgaaagatatatgattataaaataacttcaaCCATCACCGTCCACAATCGCCAAAAGTGTATAGTTAAGGCCAATCAGGATTCAATGAGCTTGATTTATTGGATGCTctagaacatattataatgcatataaataaattgagagaaaattatactacctttttttaaatgtacgcTGTGTTATCGGCaacagatttattattaaacattctttaaaagtaataagctGCGATAAAACCTaaaatgagtaaaaaaatatgcaacacAACACACGatcatttaaactttaatagtgtttgctaaatataatatcaactgTACCTGATGTTAAGCGTCTTCAATAAATCTTTATTAGAATAACGCAAATCATACAAAagcatttaaaacaatttaaaaactaataaattataaaaaaatttaatttgtgttttatttgatattatactgtttgttttttacaatattatattgttttgataaatattttcgtatattCGTTTGTTTACATTTGATTTTCAGCCGTGTGTTTTTGTCATATTAATCATCGATGAACCAGGTATAAAACCTGGCAGGATTTGTATTTGCTATCCAACGGCAATGTTACACGTATTTCAGTAACTagcatattttgatattttttggattCCTATATTGCTTGATTGCATGACTGTGCTCAATTggtagtataaaatgtaaagtatGCTTATTTGGGTTGaagatatgtaaaattattacccAGAGTTTCtacattttcataaacttactactacctattaaatatttataattaatatttcattttagattctgagcggagatataaatgtattattataaaaaagatgtgatttttttttttttgtcatcagTCGTACATTTTTGgaacataaaaatacttcaaccatcaacttaaaatatcttttcagGTAGAAAAATGAATCTTATTGCCAATAAGATTACCAATAAGTTATTGGTAATACGGAGAtcgaaagtaaaaaaataccatttattttcttagtaactataacatatttaagaaaattgagaattttttattttattattgttggaaaatcaataatcaaaggtatttgacatttttacaaaatatttatatttacattatctataggtacaatatggTATGATTGACTCTTTAtgaacgttttttttattttaggtgtTTTAATATCTCTTAAAAGATGAGTGTTCTTtcaaatagcttaaaaatttaatacaagcaGATTCCTCCGTGGGTTGTTTTTACTAGATTAAAAAATCATGTGTCATGAGCACAGAATGTGAATGTAAAAGGTATGAGAATATTAAGGTGTAAGTATGAAGTGACTAGGTAGAatagagtaaaaaaataattcgttaGAAGGAGTGTTATTAATTGTAGACAAAATTAAGGGGAATATGACTCAGACGAGTGGACGATTATGGAAAAAATAGGCATTACCGGTTTGtgtgcatatttattatttaccctATTTTGCAACTCGTTTGCGCACAAACGGACAACTAGATTGCGTAcacttattttgaatttacattttacattatataattcatttttaaatatgaacgaaattatatgtttatactatGGAATACGATGttcattattctattttacatagttttaatcattatccgtggatgtataggtacaacttgtatattaattgttacattttttatacatacaatcattaatataataaatataataaaaatattattattatttttaaacgcgaCGTTTTCGGCAAAAACCAATTTAACCAACtgtaatactaatacattaCTTTACTAAATAACGATATCAAAAATCGCAACATGAAATACACTCAGTGATCCGTCTCAGCTCAGAATCTTTTTACTGATTCGATGAtacatcattgaattcaaatttaaaaaattcatggAATAACAAATCACACAAATCTTGTTTTATTATCTTCGCTTTGCTCAATGGTCGCATTCTACTAGTCCGGTGGGGAGAAGAAGTCGCCTGGCTTTATCTTTTAAGACCACGTGCACATATCTACCGTGTACTGCGCGTCGTCGCATATGTCTTGTGTCTTGTCTTTGTGTCTTATCATACAATTTCCGGTCCATCGTCCACTCTATTTTATTCAGTGAATTCaggttttgattaaatatctaatagtgTTTTTCTGCTGTCGACCGTTAAAGTCGTATTCGCATTTCACCAATTTATTGGTAGAAACTTTGtaagaatatacaatattagttatattcgTTAATTAGACTCGTGTGATAATTATCATAACCAACTATGGATAACGACGTTGGCTTCAACGATAGAGCTATACGCAGAAACTTCTtatggtaaatttaaattactcatCATTACGGTaaatatattacgatatttattatgtattattgttttttattctttcaGTAAAATCTACGGTATTGTTTTGTGCCAACTGCTAATCGCCATAGCATTTATGACCGTGGCAACTTTTCATGATCCCACtagactttttttaaaatcatatccGAGCCTCAGGATCATCACaagtattattactttaagtattttaataacactcGCTTTCTGTGAAAAATTACGCCGCAAGAGtcctattaactatattttcttGTTTGTAATTACCATAGccctatcatttttattagcaGTGACTGTGTCTCGTTACTATCCCAAACAAGTGATTTCGGCTCTCAGCCTAGCTACAATAATCTGTTTTGCTCTCACAATATTTGCACTTCAgactaaaatagattttacagTCATGGGTAGTTCCTTAATGgtagctataataattttactggtTGCGTCTAccgttgttatattataccctGCTAAATTAATGACACTCATAATTGCATGTACAGggtcaataatatattcgttttttcttatttatgacACCCAAATGATGGTCGGTAGTAACCATAGATATTCAATAACTCCAAAAGAATATATACTTGCAGTATTAGCCATTTATATAGACGTAATTAACATTTTCTCCGATATATTTACCGTTATTGTTGTTGgtgattaaacattatttatgtgttagaattataaataatataacacaactTTTGaatgtttacttaaaataataattgttgattatttcttttgtcaattatttttctaagtaaataatatagtttaatatgtaaaatattttttcttattaaatatttataaacaaataatatagaaaaaaaaagttaaatatacatgtttaataatttatgtaaatctagtatgtattttatctagagtaattcattttgtaaaaaaaaaatatattttttaagaaataattgtatttgttaaatgaacatacataaaaatgttaattttttaatttataaattatactattagattatattaactaatgttaattatttttgtacacaatatCATGAATTGTTTACatcttatgtatatgtataataatcagtACCTATCTagtatctatacatatttttaacttatttatattttctcataacttgatatattttttagattattgaattttatttaatgaatattttacatgtataaattataataattgatgatacacaatataaaaatgttattgttttgttttgtattaaatgatcttaaaatattcaagttaaacaatgatattttgtttttagtattttacattaataatccAGATAatctgataaataattattatttcagtacACAAACTCATGAAATATGATACTTAGACTTCTAGTAGACATTCTAATTGACTATTTActttgtacatattaaaagaattgtagttttgttaatttttcatatttaaaatatgcaaaaaatgtAAGATAAAATTAGGATTATActaacagttttaatttattacatttttatgccaagctatgttaaattttacgttaaaaaatgaatcataTAACTCACATAGGCACATAGCTAATAGTTTAtcaggtatatttaaaataaatttaggtacttatattaaataatggtatGTGAAAATCCTTAAGACATgttgtaatttgttaaaagATCAATGTTTGGAACTttcaccaaaatattatagttatttgaattcctcaaaaaaatctattgcaataatattaacttgttcaaggtaattaattatttgtatacatttactcTTAAATACTTACCATCATAGtgctaaaaacaattttgtgaaaaaaaaaatgaaaactgaaataaataaatgtataatcggAAAAATTGTTACATTTCTGCtcccatgatttttttttgattttcttttcacttcttaactttaacttttttttatcttacttACTATctattgtttgatatttatcCCAAAATTTCCTCTCTGTGGACAGATTTCtagttatagataaatataattttagaagtcTTAAGgtctattttttatacattcaaaCTTCAAAACTTGTTTCTAGATGGCTTGGTATATACCATGTATACGTGTAGACAGACAATTGGATTAGGTATGTTTCTCTGTGAACTGTTGAACTGTGGatgttaatttttgtcaattttaGTACATAGCTGATcactaaatactatttatactatttatttagtaaaatgaatatttctaAACTGGGTGTCTAACAAGACTCAATTAGATgccaatttacaaaatatatttctaaaatttacttatgatatatatacctGACTATAATTTAgagtaatataattcatatttatagcaTAAAGTCCAATAGAGCAGTAAGGCAGTATAACACAGtaaaactaaacaattatAGACAAACAAACATTAACTTTTAGAACAATCAATTAGTGatatcgttattta
This genomic stretch from Rhopalosiphum maidis isolate BTI-1 chromosome 3, ASM367621v3, whole genome shotgun sequence harbors:
- the LOC113557891 gene encoding protein lifeguard 1-like, whose amino-acid sequence is MDNDVGFNDRAIRRNFLCKIYGIVLCQLLIAIAFMTVATFHDPTRLFLKSYPSLRIITSIITLSILITLAFCEKLRRKSPINYIFLFVITIALSFLLAVTVSRYYPKQVISALSLATIICFALTIFALQTKIDFTVMGSSLMVAIIILLVASTVVILYPAKLMTLIIACTGSIIYSFFLIYDTQMMVGSNHRYSITPKEYILAVLAIYIDVINIFSDIFTVIVVGD